A region of Alosa alosa isolate M-15738 ecotype Scorff River chromosome 17, AALO_Geno_1.1, whole genome shotgun sequence DNA encodes the following proteins:
- the yeats4 gene encoding YEATS domain-containing protein 4 isoform X1 — translation MFKKMAEFGPDSGGRVKGVTIVKPIVFGNVARYFGKKREEDGHTHQWTVYVKPYRNEDMSAYVKKIQFKLHESYGNPLRVVTKPPYEITETGWGEFEIIIKIFFIDPNERPVTLYHLLKLFQSDSSAMPKKTVVSEFYDEMIFQDPTAMMQQLLNTTRQLTLGAYKHETEFAELELRTREKLEAAKKKTSQEITELKERLKASRETINFLKGEIRKLEEEDQIKDH, via the exons ATGTTCAAGAAGATGGCTGAATTTGGACCAGATTCCGGAGGGAGAGTGAAG GGAGTGACTATAGTCAAGCCCATTGTTTTTGGCAATGTTGCACGGTACTTtgggaagaaaagagaagaagatgGACATACGCATCAATGGACTGTATATGTCAAACCCTACAGAAATGAG GATATGTCTGCTTATGTCAAGAAGATACAGTTCAAACTTCACGAAAGCTATGGAAACCCTCTTAGAG TGGTGACAAAACCACCATACGAAATTACAGAGACAGGCTGGGGTGAATTTGAAATAAtcatcaaaatattttttattgatcCAAATGAAAGACCG GTCACTCTTTATCACCTGCTGAAGCTTTTTCAGTCTGACTCCAGTGCCATGCCCAAGAAGACTGTAGTGTCTGAGTTCTATGATGAAATG ATCTTTCAGGACCCCACTGCCATGATGCAGCAGCTCCTGAACACTACTCGTCAGCTGACTCTGGGAGCCTACAAGCATGAGACGGAGT TCGCAGAGTTGGAGCTGCGCACTCGCGAGAAGCTCGAGGCGGCCAAGAAGAAAACCAGCCAGGAGATCACGGAATTAAAAGAAAGGCTGAAAGCCAGCAGAGAGACCATCAACTTCCTGAAGGGAGAGATTCGCAAACTGGAGGAAGAGGACCAGATCAAAGACCACTGA
- the yeats4 gene encoding YEATS domain-containing protein 4 isoform X2 — translation MAEFGPDSGGRVKGVTIVKPIVFGNVARYFGKKREEDGHTHQWTVYVKPYRNEDMSAYVKKIQFKLHESYGNPLRVVTKPPYEITETGWGEFEIIIKIFFIDPNERPVTLYHLLKLFQSDSSAMPKKTVVSEFYDEMIFQDPTAMMQQLLNTTRQLTLGAYKHETEFAELELRTREKLEAAKKKTSQEITELKERLKASRETINFLKGEIRKLEEEDQIKDH, via the exons ATGGCTGAATTTGGACCAGATTCCGGAGGGAGAGTGAAG GGAGTGACTATAGTCAAGCCCATTGTTTTTGGCAATGTTGCACGGTACTTtgggaagaaaagagaagaagatgGACATACGCATCAATGGACTGTATATGTCAAACCCTACAGAAATGAG GATATGTCTGCTTATGTCAAGAAGATACAGTTCAAACTTCACGAAAGCTATGGAAACCCTCTTAGAG TGGTGACAAAACCACCATACGAAATTACAGAGACAGGCTGGGGTGAATTTGAAATAAtcatcaaaatattttttattgatcCAAATGAAAGACCG GTCACTCTTTATCACCTGCTGAAGCTTTTTCAGTCTGACTCCAGTGCCATGCCCAAGAAGACTGTAGTGTCTGAGTTCTATGATGAAATG ATCTTTCAGGACCCCACTGCCATGATGCAGCAGCTCCTGAACACTACTCGTCAGCTGACTCTGGGAGCCTACAAGCATGAGACGGAGT TCGCAGAGTTGGAGCTGCGCACTCGCGAGAAGCTCGAGGCGGCCAAGAAGAAAACCAGCCAGGAGATCACGGAATTAAAAGAAAGGCTGAAAGCCAGCAGAGAGACCATCAACTTCCTGAAGGGAGAGATTCGCAAACTGGAGGAAGAGGACCAGATCAAAGACCACTGA